Proteins from a single region of Pseudomonas sp. 10S4:
- a CDS encoding SAM-dependent methyltransferase, with protein sequence MSAAVKILDPCSASRMMWFDKQDQRTLFGDIRDEEHVLCDGRVLRVEPNVIMDFRSLPFEDGTFKLVVFDPPHLTRAGVDSWMHAKYGVLTADWRDDIAKGFAECFRVLATDGILIFKWAEAQVLVSELLALTDQKPLFGHKSGKREKTHWITFMKRE encoded by the coding sequence ATGAGCGCCGCGGTAAAAATCCTCGACCCATGCAGCGCCAGCCGGATGATGTGGTTCGACAAGCAGGACCAGCGCACGCTGTTCGGCGATATCCGCGATGAGGAGCACGTCCTTTGTGATGGCAGGGTATTGAGGGTTGAGCCGAACGTCATCATGGACTTTCGCTCACTACCCTTCGAAGACGGCACTTTCAAGCTGGTCGTCTTCGATCCGCCGCATCTGACCCGGGCCGGGGTTGATAGCTGGATGCACGCCAAGTACGGCGTGCTGACCGCAGACTGGCGTGACGATATCGCCAAGGGATTCGCCGAATGCTTTCGCGTGTTGGCCACCGATGGAATCTTGATATTCAAATGGGCCGAAGCTCAGGTTCTGGTCAGCGAGCTGCTTGCGCTCACCGATCAAAAGCCCCTGTTTGGACACAAGTCCGGCAAGCGAGAAAAGACGCACTGGATCACGTTCATGAAGCGTGAATAG
- a CDS encoding tyrosine-type recombinase/integrase, translating to MARKPMGMPAGVELAGQSVRIRFTWNGERRCETLTHPQTPKGIKAAADLRDNVISLAKHGVLDEKRYAEIFPNSSYLMQATGLTFAQYAQTWINSLEIVPGTRRNYKGSINIYWIPALATVPMTVITPMLLKRIIGETQWESPTIKRTAISRISALFKAAVRDEVIERNPATAIKLPGRTKKPIDPFTVDEADVIIKWMYANFTAKAVQIYAPYFEFAFYCGMRTGELRALRWDEIDLEKRVAHVCRIVVDGVIEERTKTKYARKVMLNSRAMHALTEARKIADARLTQLHRKRKESPYVFPPSGGSEFILSSSTPGGHFAKALEALKIKPRSQYNCRHTCATMCLMAGMNPAFIAGQLGHSVQVLLSTYARWLSSTTDWSEVGKLENQIGTKLVQH from the coding sequence ATGGCAAGAAAGCCAATGGGAATGCCCGCAGGAGTTGAGCTTGCAGGCCAGTCCGTTCGCATCCGGTTTACGTGGAACGGCGAAAGACGCTGCGAAACTCTCACCCATCCCCAGACGCCAAAGGGGATCAAGGCGGCCGCAGATCTACGCGATAACGTAATCAGCCTGGCCAAGCATGGAGTTCTGGACGAAAAGCGGTACGCCGAGATATTCCCGAACTCCAGCTACTTGATGCAGGCCACAGGCCTGACGTTCGCCCAGTACGCCCAGACATGGATCAATAGCCTGGAGATCGTTCCGGGCACACGCCGCAACTACAAGGGCTCGATCAACATCTATTGGATACCGGCATTGGCTACCGTGCCAATGACAGTAATCACGCCGATGTTGCTGAAAAGGATCATTGGGGAAACACAGTGGGAGAGCCCGACAATCAAGCGGACGGCCATCTCGCGGATCAGCGCCTTGTTCAAGGCGGCGGTGCGGGATGAGGTGATTGAGCGAAACCCGGCGACAGCTATCAAGCTGCCGGGCCGAACTAAAAAGCCAATTGACCCGTTCACTGTCGACGAAGCCGACGTCATCATCAAGTGGATGTACGCTAACTTCACGGCCAAGGCAGTGCAGATCTATGCGCCCTATTTCGAGTTCGCTTTCTATTGCGGGATGCGGACGGGAGAGCTCAGGGCTCTTCGTTGGGATGAGATCGATCTGGAGAAGCGCGTAGCGCATGTTTGCCGGATCGTCGTAGACGGGGTGATCGAGGAGCGGACGAAGACCAAATATGCCCGCAAGGTCATGCTCAACAGCCGAGCCATGCATGCACTGACTGAAGCGAGAAAGATTGCTGATGCCCGACTGACGCAGCTCCATCGCAAACGCAAGGAGTCGCCCTATGTGTTTCCGCCGTCGGGCGGATCGGAGTTCATCCTTTCATCGTCAACTCCGGGCGGACACTTCGCCAAGGCCTTGGAAGCCTTGAAGATAAAGCCCCGCAGCCAATATAACTGCCGTCATACGTGCGCTACGATGTGCCTTATGGCGGGCATGAATCCCGCGTTCATCGCAGGGCAGCTTGGGCATAGCGTTCAGGTGCTATTGTCGACATACGCTCGCTGGCTGAGCTCCACTACCGACTGGTCAGAAGTCGGGAAGTTGGAAAACCAGATTGGTACAAAATTGGTACAACATTAA
- the pbpG gene encoding D-alanyl-D-alanine endopeptidase: MKIRLSILSLFFAFTGTVITPMSDAAETTAAPRDASQLKIASGSALLMDLQTNKIIYSNNPDVVVPIASVSKLMTGLVVVEAHQNMEEYINVDISHTPEMKGVFSRVKLNSELPRKKMLLIALMSSENRAAATLAHHYPGGYVAFIAAMNAKAKALGMSSTHFVEPTGLSPRNVSTARDLSKLLIAARKYPLLTELTTTKETTVSFRKPNYTLGFHNTDHLVNKANWDIKITKTGFTNDAGHCLVLVTTMANRPVALVILDAFGKYTHFADATRIRSWVETGKSNNAPSVALQYKAAKNLKHRQSGVVEASK, encoded by the coding sequence GTGAAAATCCGTCTTTCCATCCTGAGCCTATTTTTTGCATTTACAGGGACTGTTATCACGCCAATGTCCGATGCTGCGGAGACCACCGCAGCACCCCGAGACGCCTCACAATTGAAGATTGCTTCCGGCAGCGCTTTGCTGATGGATTTGCAGACCAATAAAATCATTTATTCCAACAACCCGGACGTGGTTGTACCGATCGCCTCGGTCAGCAAGCTGATGACCGGCCTGGTGGTGGTTGAAGCCCATCAGAACATGGAGGAATACATCAACGTCGATATCAGCCACACACCGGAAATGAAAGGTGTGTTCTCCCGGGTCAAGCTCAACAGCGAGCTGCCACGCAAGAAGATGCTGCTGATCGCCCTGATGTCCTCAGAAAACCGCGCCGCCGCTACCCTCGCCCACCACTACCCGGGCGGTTACGTCGCGTTTATTGCGGCAATGAACGCCAAGGCCAAGGCATTGGGCATGAGCAGCACTCACTTCGTCGAACCGACCGGGCTTTCCCCGCGTAACGTCTCGACGGCCCGCGACCTGAGCAAATTGCTGATCGCCGCCCGTAAGTATCCGTTGCTGACCGAACTGACTACCACCAAGGAAACGACTGTCTCGTTCCGTAAACCCAACTACACCTTGGGCTTCCACAACACCGATCATTTGGTGAACAAGGCCAACTGGGATATCAAAATCACCAAGACCGGCTTCACCAACGACGCTGGCCACTGCCTGGTATTGGTCACCACCATGGCCAATCGCCCGGTTGCCCTGGTGATCCTCGATGCGTTCGGCAAGTACACGCACTTTGCCGATGCCACGCGGATCCGTAGCTGGGTCGAAACCGGCAAGAGCAATAACGCGCCGTCGGTTGCCTTGCAGTACAAAGCTGCGAAGAACCTGAAACACCGTCAAAGCGGTGTGGTTGAAGCGTCAAAGTAA
- a CDS encoding DUF6021 family protein encodes MSQPTSPSGPHSSEHSSGHELDFDPDSPDLADPQVDPVGPARAPKDVAPGEDDKKPAKPYDPLADLKP; translated from the coding sequence ATGTCTCAGCCCACTTCCCCAAGCGGCCCTCACTCATCCGAGCATTCGTCCGGCCATGAGTTGGACTTCGATCCCGATTCGCCGGACCTCGCCGATCCTCAGGTCGATCCTGTCGGGCCTGCCAGAGCGCCGAAGGATGTGGCGCCGGGCGAGGACGATAAGAAACCGGCGAAGCCTTACGATCCGCTCGCCGATCTCAAACCCTGA
- a CDS encoding peptidase C39 family protein produces the protein MINSQAGSTVAWRLNKRVMMVRVFSRIRAAVLVMGCVAGLAGCAGSVAPEVKRLPERVELSGTFYRGKANESGPQVLASLLSQQGVVITPGLLEKPLHLPGAEAQLQQNMQNLAREYGMVVYPVDSNLPALLTQVAAGYPVMVRFTEGSAFWAEPRYAILAGYNRHKQTVLLRSGMNHRLLMSFSSFESSFKDAGGWAVLIQKPNQIPAKVDEQRWLKAASDLGQAGQEQAAARAAKALKAQ, from the coding sequence ATGATCAACAGCCAAGCCGGGAGTACGGTTGCCTGGCGTCTGAACAAGAGAGTGATGATGGTGCGGGTATTTTCTCGAATTCGAGCTGCGGTACTGGTAATGGGCTGCGTGGCCGGGCTGGCGGGTTGCGCCGGTAGCGTGGCGCCTGAGGTCAAGCGTCTGCCGGAACGTGTGGAGCTCAGCGGTACGTTCTACCGGGGCAAGGCCAATGAAAGCGGGCCACAAGTCCTGGCCAGCCTGCTGTCCCAGCAAGGTGTCGTGATTACGCCAGGGTTGCTCGAAAAGCCCCTGCATTTGCCGGGCGCCGAGGCGCAGTTGCAGCAGAACATGCAGAATCTGGCCCGCGAGTACGGCATGGTGGTCTATCCCGTCGACAGCAATCTGCCTGCGCTATTGACCCAGGTCGCGGCCGGTTATCCGGTGATGGTGCGTTTCACTGAGGGCTCGGCGTTCTGGGCCGAGCCGCGGTACGCCATCCTTGCCGGGTACAACCGTCATAAGCAGACGGTGTTGTTGCGTTCGGGGATGAACCATCGGTTGCTGATGAGCTTCAGTTCATTTGAGTCGTCCTTCAAGGACGCTGGCGGCTGGGCTGTTTTGATCCAGAAGCCAAACCAGATTCCGGCCAAGGTCGATGAGCAACGCTGGCTCAAGGCGGCAAGCGATTTGGGTCAGGCCGGCCAGGAGCAGGCGGCTGCGCGGGCGGCCAAGGCATTGAAGGCTCAGTAG
- a CDS encoding TerC family protein, which translates to MEYLLELAASPTAWVALATLIVMEIVLGIDNLIFISILTNKLPMQHRQKARRIGIGMALILRLALLSTIAFIVQLTEPVIDILGQVFSWKDIILIAGGLFLLWKATTEIHHSMDPAPEDPKSATSGVSLGFAAAIGQILMLDMVFSIDSIITAVGMTEHLPIMIIAVVVSVLVMLLAADPLAKFINDNPTVVMLALGFLIMIGMTLIAEGFGAHVPKGYVYAAMAFSATIEGLNMMSRRAKQKRLTAEA; encoded by the coding sequence ATGGAATACCTTTTAGAACTTGCTGCAAGCCCCACCGCCTGGGTCGCCCTGGCCACGTTGATCGTCATGGAGATCGTGCTCGGCATCGATAACCTGATTTTCATCTCGATCCTGACCAACAAGTTGCCGATGCAGCACCGCCAGAAGGCGCGGCGTATCGGTATCGGCATGGCACTGATCCTGCGACTGGCGCTGTTGAGCACCATCGCTTTCATCGTGCAGTTGACTGAGCCGGTTATCGATATCCTCGGCCAGGTGTTCTCCTGGAAGGACATCATCCTGATCGCCGGTGGCCTGTTCCTGTTGTGGAAGGCAACCACCGAGATCCATCACAGCATGGACCCGGCGCCGGAAGATCCGAAGTCGGCCACCTCTGGCGTGAGCCTGGGCTTTGCGGCGGCGATTGGTCAGATCCTGATGCTGGACATGGTGTTTTCCATCGACAGCATCATCACTGCCGTCGGCATGACTGAGCATTTGCCGATCATGATCATCGCGGTGGTGGTGTCGGTGCTGGTGATGTTGTTGGCTGCTGACCCGCTGGCCAAGTTCATCAACGACAACCCGACCGTGGTAATGCTGGCTCTGGGCTTCCTGATCATGATCGGCATGACGCTGATCGCCGAAGGCTTCGGCGCCCACGTACCGAAAGGCTACGTCTACGCTGCCATGGCATTCTCGGCAACGATTGAGGGGCTGAACATGATGTCCCGGCGGGCAAAGCAGAAGCGACTGACTGCTGAAGCTTAA